From Thermothelomyces thermophilus ATCC 42464 chromosome 6, complete sequence, the proteins below share one genomic window:
- a CDS encoding Serine/threonine protein kinase C-like protein (Similar to Aspergillus nidulans pkcA): protein MNDDDKILDITKKIEREKALINAANLMRQQTNNEAVRSKLDTQMREGRRNLEFFEERLRELQMRRLGQSVDNMSIGGSTLGSLRSTEQGTEEGGPPAPPPKDGSSYAQYGQGDLMPPRGPFPGQPPHSGIPKARPNFTKLDLIKFDTPYLGPRIQLMLSQIQFKLNVEDQYLKGIEKMVQLYQMEGDKKSKADAAARRIESSQKIVLLKQALKRYEELHIDMDADSADDDSINVPNLRKPLTGQLSIRILAVKDVDHLPLGRFSRAPETFITIKVEDNVVAKTRASRNDKWEAEFHNIFVDKANEVELTVYDKPGEHALPIGLLWVRISDIVEELRRKRIEAETSSTGWVSADRLGSAPRIPPPQFPMGAQSPQFAGPPTSPGQQPPSFTPQPPPVAPVVSQPIDAWFNLEPTGQIQLSLNFVKENKAPRPMDAGLNRKGAVRQRKEEVHEMYGHKFVQRQFYNIMRCALCGDFLKYSAGMQCDDCKYTCHTKCYTSVVTKCISKSNAETDPDEEKINHRIPHRFQPFSNITANWCCHCGYMLPIGKKNSRKCIECNLTAHAQCVHLVPDFCGMSMAVANQILEGIRSTKKTRQEKASSMSERNLRAGSKGTTGSSQSGASYAPSSLSGQTVSPEATEAAKIMYNQTSSPQRAGAERPSTSSTTASAAAAAAMSPKQTPTPQQQAGQIPDFGPGHYGAPGGYGRPTQQEESQYGAVPQQQQTYAQPQQRKYNPADYANIGVHPGQPPAQARPTQQPVVQQQYMQQQMYQPQQPQQTAMVPKPHPAPAQAEQQVPSASGVPTPARKPLPSATDPGTGQRIGLDHFNFLAVLGKGNFGKVMLAETKRTRKLYAIKVLKKEFIIENDEVESIKSEKRVFLIANRERHPFLTNLHACFQTETRVYFVMEYISGGDLMLHIQRGQFGTKRAQFYAAEVCLALKYFHENGVIYRDLKLDNILLTLDGHIKIADYGLCKEDMWYGSTTSTFCGTPEFMAPEILLDKKYGRAVDWWAFGVLIYQMLLQQSPFRGEDEDEIYDAILADEPLYPIHMPRDSVSILQKLLTREPELRLGSGPTDAQEVMSQPFFRNINWDDIFHKRVAPPFLPQIKSATDTSNFDSEFTSVTPVLTPVQSVLSQAMQEEFRGFSYTANFE from the exons AtgaacgacgacgacaaaaTCTTGGATATCACCAAGAAGATCGAGCGCGAAAAAGCTCTCATCAATGCCGCGAATCTTATGCGCCAGCAGACCAACAATGAAGCCGTCCGCTCCAAGCTCGACACACAAATGCGCGAGGGGCGCCGTAACCTCGAGTTCTTCGAGGAGAGGCTCCGCGAGCTTCAGATGCGTCGTCTGGGGCAATCGGTTGACAACATGTCAATAGGTGGATCGACCCTTGGGTCTCTCAGGAGTACGGAACAGGGAACGGAAGAAGGCGGACCACCGGCGCCTCCTCCAAAGGACGGCTCGAGTTATGCACAGTACGGCCAGGGCGACCTGATGCCTCCCCGCGGACCGTTTCCTGGTCAGCCTCCGCATTCTGGGATCCCCAAAGCCCGCCCGAACTTTACGAAACTCG ATCTCATCAAATTTGACACACCATACTTGGGTCCGCGGATTCAGCTCATGCTTTCCCAGATCCAGTTCAAGCTCAATGTCGAAGATCAGTACCTCAAGGGTATTGAGAAAATGGTGCAGCTCTACCAGATGGAGGGAGACAAGAAGAGCAAGGCAGACGCTGCAGCCCGGCGAATTGAAAGCAGCCAAAAAATCGTACTTCTGAAGCAAGCGTTGAAGAGATATGAGGAGTTACATATCGATATGGACGCAGATTCCGCAGATG ATGACAGCATCAATGTGCCAAATCTGAGGAAGCCCTTGACTGGCCAGCTTTCTATCCGTATCCTGGCCGTCAAAGATGTCGACCACCTCCCCCTGGGCCGATTTTCGCGCGCCCCTGAGACTTTCATTactatcaaggtcgaagacAACGTCGTGGCGAAAACGAGAGCTTCACGGAACGATAAATGGGAAGCGGAGTTTCACAACATCTTCGTCGACAAAGCAAACGAAGTGGAGCTGACCGTATACGATAAACCCGGCGAGCACGCGCTACCCATTGGCTTGCTATGGGTGAGAATATCAGACATTGTGGAGGAGCTTCGTCGGAAGAGGATCGAGGCCGAGACAAGCTCCACGGGCTGGGTTTCCGCCGACCGTCTCGGCTCTGCTCCTAGGATCCCGCCGCCACAGTTTCCGATGGGCGCCCAGAGCCCGCAGTTTGCCGGGCCACCAACATCCCCCGGGCAGCAACCGCCTTCATTCACGCCGCAGCCGCCCCCGGTTGCTCCCGTTGTGTCGCAGCCCATTGATGCGTGGTTTAATTTGGAGCCGACGGGTCAGATCCAGCTCAGTCTCAACTTCGTCAAGGAGAACAAGGCTCCGCGCCCAATGGATGCTGGACTCAACCGCAAGGGCGCCGTTCGTCAGCGCAAGGAGGAGGTGCACGAGATGTACGGTCACAAGTTTGTCCAGCGCCAGTTCTACAACATCATGCGCTGCGCGCTCTGTGGGGACTTCCTCAAGTACTCGGCCGGCATGCAGTGCGATGACTGCAAGTACACATGCCATACCAAGTGCTACACGAGCGTCGTCACCAAGTGTATCAGCAAGAGCAACGCCGAGACCGATCCCGACGAGGAGAAGATCAACCACCGGATTCCTCATCGTTTCCAGCCGTTCTCGAATATCACCGCCAATTGGTGTTGCCACTGCGGTTACATGCTGCCAATTGGCAAGAAAAACTCCAGAAAATGCATCG AATGCAACCTCACCGCTCACGCGCAGTGCGTGCATCTTGTTCCCGACTTCTGCGGCATGTCAATGGCAGTGGCGAACCAAATCCTAGAGGGCATCAGGTCGACAAAGAAGACCCGCCAGGAGAAGGCATCCTCAATGAGCGAAAGAAATCTGAGGGCAGGGAGCAAGGGCACGACAGGCAGCTCTCAATCTGGGGCCTCCTACGCGCCATCTTCCCTGAGTGGCCAAACTGTATCCCCCGAAGCCACCGAAGCAGCCAAGATCATGTACAATCAGACTTCCTCCCCACAGCGCGCCGGTGCGGAGCGGCCTTCAACCTCCTCGACTACCGCATCCGCGGCAGCCGCCGCGGCCATGTCCCCCAAACAGACCCCAACGCCTCAGCAACAGGCCGGGCAGATTCCTGATTTCGGGCCAGGACATTATGGCGCGCCGGGAGGTTATGGCCGCCCAACGCAACAGGAGGAAAGCCAATACGGCGCTGTTCCACAGCAGCAACAGACGTATGCTCAGCCGCAACAGCGCAAGTACAACCCGGCCGACTATGCGAACATCGGCGTGCACCCGGGCCAGCCGCCCGCGCAAGCCCGTCCGACGCAACAACCAGTGGTTCAGCAACAATATATGCAGCAGCAGATGTACCAGCCGCAACAGCCGCAGCAAACTGCCATGGTGCCCAAGCCGCACCCCGCGCCAGCCCAAGCAGAGCAGCAGGTACCATCTGCCTCTGGAGTTCCCACACCGGCCAGGAAGCCCCTCCCGTCCGCCACGGATCCCGGGACTGGTCAGCGAATTGGTCTGGACCACTTCAACTTCCTTGCTGTGCTTGGTAAGGGTAATTTCGGGAAGGTGATGCTGGCTGAAACGAAGCGCACACGCAAGTTGTACGCCATCAAGGTTCTCAAGAAGGAATTCATTATCGAGAACGACGAAGTGGAGAGCATCAAGTCCGAGAAGCGCGTCTTCTTGATTGCCAACCGCGAGCGGCACCCGTTCCTGACGAATCTCCACGCGTGCTTCCAGACCGAGACGAGAGTATACTTCGTCATGGAGTACATCAGCGGTGGCGATTTGATGTTGCACATCCAGCGCGGCCAATTTGGCACGAAGCGGGCTCAGTTCTACGCTGCCGAGGTGTGCCTGGCGCTCAAGTATTTCCACGAGAACGGCGTCATTTACCGTGATCTGAAGCTGGACAACATTCTCTTGACTCTCGACGGCCATATCAAGATTGCCGATTACGGTCTTTGCAAGGAAGACATGTGGTATGGCTCAACGACCAGCACCTTCTGTGGTACGCCCGAGTTCATGGCCCCTGAG ATTCTGCTCGACAAGAAGTACGGCCGTGCCGTGGACTGGTGGGCCTTCGGCGTGCTCATCTATCAGATGCTACTGCAACAGTCGCCCTTCCGTGGCGAGGATGAGGACGAGATCTACGACGCCATTCTCGCCGATGAGCCCCTCTACCCGATCCACATGCCGCGTGACAGCGTGTCCATCCTGCAGAAGCTGCTCACGCGTGAACCAGAGCTGCGCCTCGGCAGCGGGCCCACGGATGCGCAGGAGGTCATGTCTCAACCTTTCTTCCGCAACATCAACTGGGACGACATCTTCCATAAGCGGGTCGCGCCGCCTTTCCTGCCGCAAATCAAGAGCGCCACCGACACGAGCAACTTTGACAGCGAATTTACGAGCGTCACGCCGGTGCTGACGCCGGTTCAGTCTG TGCTCTCGCAAGCCATGCAGGAAGAGTTCCGTGGCTTCTCGTACACGGCAAATTTCGAGTAG